A stretch of the Serratia marcescens genome encodes the following:
- a CDS encoding acyl carrier protein, which yields MTEQHAIYEEVSALLIKLFEIDPASITPEARLYEDLELDSIDAVDMIVQLQKKTGRKIKPEEFKAVRTVQDVVEAVERLLREV from the coding sequence ATGACAGAACAACACGCTATTTATGAAGAAGTCTCCGCGCTTCTGATCAAACTCTTTGAAATTGATCCCGCGTCGATTACGCCTGAAGCCCGCTTGTATGAAGATCTTGAGCTCGACAGCATCGATGCGGTCGACATGATTGTGCAATTGCAAAAGAAAACCGGCAGGAAGATCAAACCGGAAGAGTTTAAAGCTGTGCGAACCGTTCAAGATGTCGTCGAAGCGGTAGAACGTTTGCTGCGAGAAGTCTGA
- a CDS encoding phosphopantetheine-binding protein, whose protein sequence is MQALYLEIKNLIIDTLNLEELTADDIETQAALFGEGLGLDSIDALELGLAVKNKYGIVLSAESEEMRQHFYSVATLASFIHSQRA, encoded by the coding sequence ATGCAAGCGCTTTACCTAGAAATTAAAAATCTCATTATTGATACGTTGAATTTGGAGGAGCTGACGGCGGATGATATTGAAACGCAGGCGGCTCTGTTCGGGGAAGGATTAGGTCTGGACTCAATCGATGCGCTTGAACTCGGGCTGGCGGTAAAAAATAAGTACGGCATCGTGCTTTCCGCCGAAAGTGAAGAAATGCGCCAGCACTTTTACTCTGTAGCAACGCTGGCTTCTTTTATTCATTCGCAACGAGCCTGA
- a CDS encoding AMP-binding protein, with the protein MTPPLSLSQWLSASRPDETPIAWLGEQTWTLGQLRYDVSILLDRLRQQEAERWALCFENSYLLIVALLAVLYAGKTPVIPGHRRVSLLEEQQSLFNGVLSDAELCWSGALLVVESAQKPAPTKICLPALTDDASIELFTSGSTGQPKRVVKRIAVLDDEARLLATRFSGQLDGCRVVASVAPLHLYGLTFSIFLPMSQGLPLHAAMLHYVEQLVAFDRSYRYLFVSSPAFLKRLDPRLAAPSVSMIFSAGGMLPWKDVMATQAWLGVWPDEIYGSTETGILAWRYREQDDIPWQLFPGVTLTAEGDAFRAVSPLIAQPDGQLLDDELQFIQHGRFRLHGRRGRVVKIEEKRISLSEVERRLIALDGIQDAAAVPIFRRGRQGIGALLVLDRERQDAWREKHGNALELSWRRALLPWLEPVAIPRYWRVVDEIPVNSMNKRVDTQLQEFFNDAP; encoded by the coding sequence ATGACTCCCCCTCTTTCACTGTCGCAATGGTTAAGTGCATCGCGCCCCGATGAGACGCCCATTGCTTGGCTTGGCGAACAGACCTGGACACTCGGTCAATTGCGCTATGACGTATCGATATTGCTCGATCGCTTGCGTCAGCAAGAAGCCGAACGCTGGGCGCTGTGCTTTGAAAACAGCTACCTGTTAATTGTGGCGTTGTTGGCTGTCTTGTACGCCGGCAAAACACCGGTGATCCCAGGGCATCGCCGGGTCTCACTGCTTGAAGAGCAACAGTCGCTGTTTAACGGCGTGTTAAGTGATGCCGAACTGTGCTGGAGTGGGGCGCTGCTCGTTGTGGAATCAGCCCAAAAACCGGCGCCGACGAAGATCTGTCTGCCGGCGCTCACCGATGACGCCAGCATCGAACTGTTTACTTCCGGATCCACCGGGCAACCCAAAAGAGTCGTTAAGCGGATCGCGGTTCTGGATGATGAAGCCAGGCTATTAGCGACCCGCTTTTCTGGGCAGTTGGACGGTTGTCGTGTGGTGGCATCGGTGGCTCCCCTGCATCTCTATGGCCTCACGTTTAGCATTTTCTTGCCTATGTCGCAGGGATTGCCTCTGCATGCGGCAATGCTTCATTACGTCGAACAGTTGGTTGCTTTTGATCGTTCATATCGCTATCTGTTTGTCAGCAGTCCTGCTTTCCTCAAACGACTCGATCCCCGGTTGGCTGCGCCATCGGTCAGCATGATTTTCTCCGCAGGCGGCATGTTGCCATGGAAAGACGTTATGGCGACGCAAGCGTGGCTCGGCGTCTGGCCGGATGAAATTTACGGCAGTACTGAAACCGGCATTCTTGCCTGGCGCTACCGCGAACAAGATGACATTCCGTGGCAACTTTTTCCGGGGGTGACGCTCACGGCAGAGGGCGATGCCTTCCGCGCCGTATCACCGTTGATTGCGCAACCTGACGGGCAATTATTGGATGATGAGCTGCAGTTTATCCAGCATGGTCGTTTCCGTTTGCATGGGCGCCGTGGACGAGTGGTGAAAATTGAAGAGAAACGCATCTCACTGAGTGAAGTAGAACGTCGGCTGATAGCGCTGGACGGCATTCAGGATGCGGCGGCGGTGCCGATTTTTCGTCGAGGACGCCAAGGTATCGGTGCATTGCTGGTATTAGATCGTGAGCGGCAGGATGCCTGGCGAGAAAAGCATGGCAACGCGTTGGAGTTGTCGTGGCGTCGTGCACTGTTGCCGTGGCTTGAGCCGGTGGCTATTCCTCGTTATTGGCGGGTGGTTGATGAAATCCCGGTAAACAGCATGAATAAGCGCGTTGATACGCAATTACAGGAGTTTTTCAATGACGCCCCATAA
- a CDS encoding ApeI family dehydratase: MTPHKIECYQPQPGQAEITFSLEPEMFWFKGHFAVQPLLPGVAQLDWVMHFSAMLLAPGFHFHSIQNVKFQAPLLPKNRVTLRLNWHEERSSLTFAYLRHDGATLHTASSGKIRLCR; the protein is encoded by the coding sequence ATGACGCCCCATAAAATCGAATGCTACCAGCCGCAGCCTGGTCAAGCCGAGATCACCTTTTCTCTTGAGCCGGAAATGTTCTGGTTCAAAGGGCATTTCGCCGTGCAGCCGCTGTTACCGGGCGTAGCGCAACTCGACTGGGTCATGCATTTTTCCGCGATGCTGCTCGCGCCGGGTTTTCACTTCCACAGTATTCAGAACGTCAAATTTCAGGCGCCGTTGTTGCCGAAAAATCGAGTAACGCTGAGGCTCAATTGGCATGAGGAGCGTAGCAGCCTTACTTTCGCTTACCTGCGGCATGATGGCGCAACCCTTCATACCGCCAGCAGCGGGAAAATCCGGTTATGTCGTTGA
- a CDS encoding glycosyltransferase family 2 protein — MSLSYLPCVVIPCYNHGAMMARVLSRLEPLALPCIIVDDGSDATTRRELDALAEQYERVILVRQDVNAGKGVAVIRGLEAAACAGFTHAVQVDADGQHAIEDIPALLALSERYPEALISGLPIYDDSVPRSRLYGRWVTHVWVWIETLSLQLKDSMCGFRVYPLAPTLRLAGRVSLGRRMDFDTEVMVRLYWQGNTSYFVPTRVTYPLDGVSHFDTLKDNVRISIMHARLFFGMLPRIPSLLCRSTNAHWAKQAEVKGMWGMRFMLAVWRLLGRRAFSLLLWPVVGVYWLSAAAPRRASRQWIARVRQQLVLRRQAIPPHLNSYRHFLRFGHAMLDKVAGWRGELKLGRDIVFAPGAEEALNSGSTQGKLLLASHLGDVEACRALAQRQGGKVVNALVFSENAQRFKQVMEEMAPQAGINLLPVNDIGPETAMLLKDKLDRGEWVAIVGDRIAVNPQRGGDWRVSWSSFMGQPAPFPQGPFILAALLRCPVLLIFALQREGKLHIHCEAFADPLPLPRAERQQALQVAIDRYAARLEYFALMSPLDWFNFFDFWRLPDTADKE, encoded by the coding sequence ATGTCGTTGAGTTATTTGCCCTGCGTCGTGATCCCCTGCTACAACCACGGCGCGATGATGGCGCGCGTACTATCGCGTCTTGAGCCCTTGGCCTTGCCCTGCATTATCGTCGATGACGGCAGCGATGCCACTACGCGGCGTGAGCTTGATGCTCTGGCTGAGCAATACGAACGTGTGATTTTGGTTCGTCAGGATGTCAACGCGGGTAAGGGCGTGGCCGTTATTCGCGGTTTGGAGGCGGCAGCATGCGCTGGTTTTACCCATGCGGTGCAGGTCGATGCCGATGGGCAACATGCGATTGAAGACATCCCTGCACTGTTAGCGCTCAGCGAACGGTATCCGGAAGCGCTGATTTCCGGGTTGCCGATATACGATGATTCCGTGCCGCGATCGCGCCTCTACGGACGTTGGGTGACGCATGTTTGGGTATGGATTGAAACGCTTTCTCTGCAGTTGAAAGACAGTATGTGCGGCTTTCGCGTTTACCCGTTAGCCCCGACTTTGCGGCTCGCCGGGCGCGTTTCACTGGGGAGGCGGATGGATTTCGATACGGAGGTGATGGTGCGCCTTTATTGGCAGGGTAACACCAGCTATTTCGTCCCGACGCGAGTGACTTATCCCCTGGACGGGGTATCGCATTTCGATACGTTGAAGGACAACGTTCGTATCTCGATAATGCACGCCCGGTTATTTTTCGGCATGTTGCCGCGTATTCCTTCTCTGCTGTGTCGCAGCACAAATGCGCATTGGGCGAAACAAGCGGAAGTGAAAGGAATGTGGGGCATGCGCTTCATGTTAGCGGTGTGGCGGTTGCTCGGTCGCCGCGCATTTTCGCTTTTGCTGTGGCCGGTAGTTGGCGTCTACTGGCTGAGCGCGGCGGCGCCGAGACGGGCATCCCGGCAGTGGATTGCGCGCGTACGTCAGCAGCTTGTTTTGCGGCGGCAGGCAATTCCCCCGCATCTGAATAGCTACCGCCACTTTTTGCGATTTGGGCACGCCATGTTGGATAAGGTCGCCGGTTGGCGGGGAGAGCTGAAATTGGGGCGAGATATCGTTTTTGCTCCGGGGGCGGAAGAGGCACTCAACAGCGGCAGTACGCAGGGCAAGCTGTTATTGGCTTCACACCTGGGGGATGTGGAGGCGTGTCGGGCGCTGGCGCAGCGGCAAGGTGGGAAAGTGGTGAACGCCCTGGTCTTCAGCGAAAACGCCCAACGCTTTAAACAGGTGATGGAAGAAATGGCACCGCAGGCGGGAATAAACCTGCTCCCGGTGAATGACATTGGCCCTGAAACGGCAATGTTGCTGAAGGATAAATTGGATCGCGGCGAGTGGGTGGCTATCGTTGGCGATCGCATTGCGGTAAATCCGCAGCGCGGTGGCGATTGGCGCGTCAGCTGGAGTTCGTTTATGGGGCAGCCGGCGCCTTTCCCGCAAGGGCCGTTTATTCTAGCCGCATTGCTGCGTTGCCCAGTGTTGTTGATTTTTGCTTTGCAACGGGAGGGAAAACTGCACATACATTGTGAGGCTTTCGCCGATCCGCTGCCATTACCGCGCGCTGAACGTCAACAGGCCCTTCAGGTGGCTATAGACCGCTATGCTGCCCGTCTTGAATATTTCGCGCTGATGTCCCCGTTGGACTGGTTTAACTTTTTCGATTTTTGGCGGCTGCCTGACACCGCCGATAAGGAGTAA
- a CDS encoding acyl-CoA thioesterase, with amino-acid sequence MLNDPRFTADVELTIPFHDVDMMGVVWHGNYFRYFEIAREALLNQFDYGYRQMQASGYVWPVVDTRVKYRDVLTFEQRIRVRAQLEEYENRLRIAYQIFDVLTAKRTTTGYTIQVAVEEKSREMCFVSPDILFERMGVAP; translated from the coding sequence GTGCTGAATGACCCTCGCTTTACGGCTGACGTTGAACTTACCATCCCGTTTCATGATGTCGACATGATGGGAGTGGTGTGGCACGGCAACTATTTTCGTTATTTTGAGATCGCCCGTGAGGCGCTGCTGAACCAGTTTGATTACGGTTACCGGCAAATGCAGGCGTCCGGGTATGTTTGGCCGGTTGTCGATACTCGGGTGAAATACCGCGATGTGCTGACATTTGAGCAGCGCATCCGCGTTCGCGCGCAGTTGGAAGAGTATGAAAACCGTTTGCGCATCGCTTACCAGATATTCGATGTCTTGACTGCGAAACGGACCACAACGGGTTACACCATTCAGGTTGCGGTAGAAGAGAAAAGCCGTGAAATGTGCTTCGTGAGTCCAGATATTTTGTTTGAACGCATGGGGGTGGCGCCATGA
- a CDS encoding outer membrane lipoprotein carrier protein LolA, which produces MRLLSLCLLLLAPWVHAVTLDELQQRFTGQPVIRAHFAQTRTIKDMPQPLRSQGEMLLARDQGLLWDQKSPFPMLLMLNDFRMVQQVNDQPQQTITAENNPQMFQFNHLLRGLFQADRKALEKNFRVDFQDKGEGRWALRLTPTTTPLDKIFSSIDLSGETYLEFIQLNDKQGDRTEIILSQHRLTPATLTDDERQRFAAD; this is translated from the coding sequence ATGAGACTTTTGTCTTTATGCCTGCTTTTGCTGGCGCCGTGGGTGCATGCCGTCACGCTGGATGAGCTTCAGCAACGTTTTACCGGGCAGCCGGTGATCCGGGCTCATTTCGCACAGACGCGTACGATTAAGGACATGCCTCAACCGCTTCGCTCACAGGGAGAAATGCTGCTTGCCCGCGATCAAGGGTTGTTGTGGGATCAAAAGAGTCCTTTCCCCATGCTGCTGATGCTAAACGATTTTCGTATGGTTCAACAGGTGAATGACCAGCCTCAACAGACGATTACCGCCGAAAATAATCCGCAGATGTTCCAGTTTAACCATCTGTTGCGCGGACTCTTTCAGGCCGATCGCAAGGCGCTGGAAAAGAATTTCCGCGTGGATTTTCAGGACAAGGGGGAGGGGCGTTGGGCTCTTCGCCTGACGCCGACAACCACGCCATTGGATAAAATTTTCTCCTCAATCGATTTGTCTGGTGAAACTTATCTGGAGTTTATTCAGCTCAATGATAAACAAGGCGATCGTACGGAAATCATACTTTCTCAACACCGACTGACCCCTGCGACGCTGACTGATGACGAACGCCAACGCTTTGCCGCCGACTAA